The following are encoded in a window of Candidatus Margulisiibacteriota bacterium genomic DNA:
- a CDS encoding cation-translocating P-type ATPase: MNETEVNALTGLTKAEVDARLKKNGYNELPSQKRRNPLQLLWHVVREPMLLLLLGSGLIYVVLGELKDALMLLSFVVVVIGITFYQERKTERALEALRNLSSPRALVIRNGEQLRIPGREVVVGDIIMLREGDRVPADARLLFNSNLMLDESLLTGESLAVGKSEWDGRSSSQQPGGEGLPFVYSGTMVVQGRGVGQVFSTSAGTEIGKIGRALESIQEESTLLQKETGQIIKSFALAGLVLCALVIVVYGLTRGSWINGFLAGLTLSMAMLPEEFSVVLLIFLTLGAWRLSKHQVLTRRMPAIETLGAATVLCVDKTGTLTQNTMTLGTLYVGNELFSAAAGQRLPDQFHNLMEYSLLASQRDPFDPIEKEIKACAENWLTGTEHLNQTWQLVREYPLSKELLALSHVWASPDKQHYVIAAKGAPEAIADLCHLSAAEKESLARTIAELADKGLRLLGVAEGAFERTELPAQQHDFPFKFIGLIGFTDPIRKTVPPAVKECYEAGLRVIMITGDYPGTAKYIARQIGLKNSDEVITGPELMAMDRLELQARINSVNVFARVVPEQKLNIINALKANNEVVAMTGDGVNDAPALKSAQIGVAMGARGTDVARESADLVLLNDDFFSIVAAVRMGRRIYDNLKKAVAYIFAVHVPIAGLSLFPILFHLPIVLLPAHIAFLELVIDPACSTVFEAEPEEGGTMRRPPRPLNDRLFDRASLLISLLQGLSVLAVVMVIFLLALYLGKSEAEARSLTFATMVFANLMLILTNLSWTQNIVTIVRHRNTALWWVMGGTLAALAIVLYTPVLRDLFHFEVLHVNDLLVALFGGAASLAWFEGLKLVGKSFPARR, from the coding sequence ATGAACGAAACTGAAGTGAACGCTCTGACCGGGCTGACCAAGGCGGAAGTTGACGCCCGGCTGAAGAAAAACGGCTACAACGAGCTCCCTTCGCAGAAACGCCGCAATCCGCTGCAACTCCTTTGGCATGTCGTCCGCGAACCGATGCTCTTGCTGCTGCTCGGCAGCGGCTTGATCTATGTCGTCCTCGGCGAATTAAAGGACGCCCTGATGCTCCTCTCCTTCGTGGTGGTCGTCATCGGGATAACTTTTTACCAGGAGAGAAAAACTGAACGGGCTCTGGAGGCGTTGCGTAACCTTTCGTCACCCCGAGCGCTGGTCATCCGCAATGGGGAACAGCTCCGGATCCCGGGCCGCGAGGTCGTGGTCGGCGACATTATCATGCTGCGCGAAGGGGACCGCGTTCCGGCCGATGCCCGGCTGCTATTTAATAGTAACTTGATGCTCGACGAATCGTTGCTGACCGGTGAATCGCTGGCGGTCGGCAAGAGCGAGTGGGATGGCCGGAGCAGCTCGCAGCAACCGGGCGGGGAGGGCCTCCCCTTTGTTTATTCCGGGACGATGGTCGTGCAGGGGCGGGGGGTCGGCCAGGTTTTTTCCACCAGCGCCGGGACCGAGATCGGCAAGATCGGCCGGGCGCTCGAATCTATCCAGGAAGAATCAACCCTGCTCCAAAAAGAGACCGGCCAGATCATCAAGTCTTTTGCCCTGGCCGGCCTGGTCCTGTGCGCCCTGGTCATTGTGGTCTATGGCTTGACCCGGGGGAGCTGGATCAATGGCTTCCTGGCCGGTCTGACCTTGAGCATGGCGATGCTGCCGGAAGAGTTTTCCGTCGTCCTGCTGATCTTTCTGACCCTGGGGGCGTGGCGCCTTTCCAAACATCAAGTCCTGACCCGCCGCATGCCGGCGATCGAGACCCTGGGGGCGGCGACCGTCCTCTGCGTCGACAAGACGGGGACCTTGACCCAGAACACGATGACCCTGGGGACGCTCTACGTCGGGAACGAGTTGTTTTCGGCGGCCGCCGGGCAACGACTGCCGGACCAATTTCACAACCTGATGGAATACTCTCTCCTGGCCAGCCAGCGCGACCCTTTTGACCCGATCGAAAAAGAGATCAAGGCTTGCGCGGAGAACTGGCTGACCGGGACCGAACATCTTAACCAGACCTGGCAACTGGTCAGGGAATACCCGCTCTCCAAGGAGCTGTTGGCGCTGTCGCATGTTTGGGCGTCGCCGGACAAACAGCATTATGTCATCGCCGCCAAAGGAGCGCCGGAAGCGATCGCCGACCTCTGCCATTTAAGCGCGGCGGAGAAAGAGTCGTTGGCCAGGACCATTGCCGAATTGGCAGATAAAGGACTGCGCTTGCTGGGGGTGGCCGAGGGAGCTTTCGAACGGACGGAATTGCCGGCCCAGCAACATGATTTTCCTTTTAAATTCATCGGCCTGATCGGTTTTACCGACCCGATCAGGAAGACGGTGCCGCCGGCGGTCAAGGAATGTTACGAGGCCGGCCTGCGGGTGATCATGATCACGGGTGACTATCCCGGTACCGCCAAATATATCGCCCGGCAGATCGGACTGAAAAACTCTGATGAAGTGATCACCGGACCGGAATTGATGGCGATGGACCGGCTGGAACTGCAGGCGCGCATCAATTCCGTCAATGTCTTTGCCCGGGTCGTGCCGGAACAGAAATTAAATATCATCAACGCCTTGAAGGCGAATAATGAAGTGGTGGCGATGACCGGTGACGGGGTCAACGACGCCCCGGCCCTGAAATCGGCCCAGATCGGCGTGGCCATGGGGGCGCGGGGGACCGATGTCGCCAGGGAGTCGGCCGATCTCGTCCTGCTCAATGATGATTTTTTCTCGATCGTGGCCGCGGTCAGGATGGGGCGGCGGATCTATGACAATCTGAAAAAAGCGGTCGCCTATATCTTTGCTGTCCACGTGCCGATCGCCGGGCTCTCCCTTTTCCCGATACTTTTCCACCTGCCGATCGTCCTCCTGCCGGCCCACATCGCTTTCCTCGAACTGGTCATTGATCCGGCCTGTTCGACCGTTTTTGAGGCCGAACCGGAGGAGGGCGGGACCATGCGGCGGCCGCCGCGCCCGCTGAACGACCGGTTATTCGACCGCGCTTCATTATTGATCAGCTTATTACAGGGTTTGAGCGTACTGGCGGTCGTGATGGTGATCTTCCTGCTGGCCCTTTATCTTGGTAAGAGCGAAGCGGAGGCGCGGAGCCTGACCTTTGCCACAATGGTCTTTGCCAACCTGATGCTGATCCTGACCAACCTCTCCTGGACGCAGAACATCGTCACGATCGTCCGGCATAGGAATACCGCTCTCTGGTGGGTAATGGGGGGGACCCTGGCGGCGCTGGCGATCGTCCTCTATACCCCTGTTCTGCGGGACCTTTTTCACTTTGAGGTCCTGCATGTGAACGATCTGTTGGTTGCCTTGTTTGGCGGGGCGGCCAGTTTAGCCTGGTTCGAAGGTCTAAAACTTGTGGGGAAGAGCTTTCCCGCGCGCCGCTAG
- the dprA gene encoding DNA-processing protein DprA: MLRELKYWLGLNNIPELGPVTIKRLWKHFGSIEQVWQATDFSGIEGLRPRAISSFLANRDKVDLDAELAKVEAAQVKVLTLADDDYPELLKHIYDPPPVIYYRGEMLQPSERSIAIVGTRRASRYGLATARKLASELAALGIVVVSGLAQGIDAAAHQAVVAAGGRTIAVFGTGVDVVFPADNKSLAEQIEMSGALVSEFPLGERGDRSNFPRRNRIISGLSLGVIVVEGDYKSGAMITAKEALEQGREVFAVPGNVGLEGSRGPHWLIKQGAKLVETVEDVLDELNLQLQTSNLKTNTKTQTTISKPENLSPEEEKIFAVISHEPKHIDAIAVEVGVSSPQAASILMMLELKKIVRQLPGKMFIGVGAE; the protein is encoded by the coding sequence TTGCTTAGAGAACTCAAATACTGGTTAGGCCTCAATAATATCCCCGAACTTGGGCCGGTGACGATCAAGCGGCTCTGGAAACATTTTGGCTCGATCGAGCAGGTTTGGCAGGCGACCGACTTTAGCGGGATCGAGGGGCTCCGGCCCAGAGCGATCAGTTCTTTTCTGGCTAACCGGGACAAAGTCGATCTTGACGCGGAATTGGCTAAAGTCGAGGCGGCGCAAGTTAAAGTGCTGACCCTGGCTGACGACGATTATCCTGAACTCCTCAAGCATATCTACGATCCGCCGCCAGTCATTTATTATCGCGGCGAGATGTTACAACCAAGCGAAAGATCTATTGCCATTGTCGGGACAAGGCGAGCCTCCCGTTACGGCCTGGCCACGGCCAGGAAACTGGCGAGTGAACTAGCGGCGCTCGGGATCGTCGTCGTCTCCGGTTTAGCCCAGGGGATCGATGCCGCCGCTCATCAAGCGGTCGTGGCGGCGGGCGGGAGGACGATTGCTGTTTTCGGGACCGGGGTTGACGTCGTTTTTCCGGCGGACAATAAGTCCCTGGCTGAACAGATAGAAATGTCCGGCGCCCTGGTCTCGGAATTCCCGTTGGGTGAGCGGGGCGATCGGAGTAATTTTCCCCGACGGAACCGGATCATCTCCGGCCTCTCGCTCGGGGTCATCGTGGTCGAAGGTGATTACAAGAGCGGGGCGATGATCACGGCCAAGGAAGCGCTGGAGCAGGGACGGGAAGTCTTTGCCGTCCCCGGGAACGTCGGCCTTGAGGGGTCCAGAGGGCCGCACTGGCTGATCAAGCAAGGGGCAAAACTTGTGGAAACGGTTGAGGACGTTTTGGATGAGTTAAACCTCCAACTTCAAACATCCAACCTCAAAACAAATACCAAAACCCAAACAACAATATCCAAGCCGGAAAATTTAAGCCCGGAAGAAGAGAAGATCTTTGCGGTTATATCTCATGAGCCGAAGCATATTGACGCGATCGCCGTTGAGGTCGGTGTCTCCTCGCCGCAGGCGGCCAGTATCTTGATGATGCTCGAGCTCAAGAAGATCGTCCGGCAATTGCCGGGGAAGATGTTCATTGGCGTGGGGGCGGAATGA
- the scpB gene encoding SMC-Scp complex subunit ScpB: MEPNQAKQVIESLLFVAREPLSLAQLEEVMAAPREFLAGMLEELIADYSAKGIQIVKVAGGYLMGTNPDNAEFVNLILHPREETRLSHQALETLAIISYKQPVTRVEVERLRGVDSGYILESLIAKKLVKEAGRSEAVGRPYLYATSEDFLRHFGLQTLTDLPALPASETDQENLFKSALQEN, translated from the coding sequence GTGGAACCGAACCAAGCGAAACAGGTAATTGAGTCTTTATTATTCGTTGCCCGCGAGCCGCTCTCGCTGGCGCAGTTGGAAGAGGTCATGGCCGCGCCGCGCGAGTTCCTGGCCGGAATGCTGGAAGAGCTGATCGCCGACTACTCGGCCAAAGGGATCCAGATCGTCAAAGTCGCCGGCGGTTATCTGATGGGGACCAATCCGGACAATGCCGAGTTCGTCAACCTGATCCTCCATCCGCGGGAAGAGACCCGTCTTTCCCACCAGGCGCTCGAAACATTGGCGATCATTTCTTACAAACAGCCGGTCACGCGGGTGGAAGTGGAGCGGCTGCGCGGGGTCGATTCCGGTTACATCCTCGAATCGTTGATCGCCAAAAAACTGGTCAAAGAAGCGGGGCGGAGCGAGGCGGTGGGACGGCCCTACCTGTACGCGACCTCGGAAGATTTTCTCCGTCATTTTGGCCTGCAGACCCTGACCGACCTGCCGGCCCTGCCGGCTTCGGAAACGGACCAGGAAAACCTCTTTAAATCGGCCTTGCAAGAGAACTAA
- a CDS encoding segregation/condensation protein A: MITAEVSYRVKTEVFEGPFDLLLKAIDDGQVDIFRVSLAQITAAYIDYWRQQAPSLVTAGDFLYLAAYLIEQKTRGLLPAREELTAEAEETAVLEDSLLAHIQEYQLFKQVALGLKERKDVFARIYSRHEGEPVDREIDLVDISLRDLVVAFQKVYREAAQREKIVEIVAEEVSLEERIAEIKRLVADRADGLPFIELFIRQTRLEVVVTFLGILELAKQRFIRITQDRRFGTILVFARLDVETVMEVSASGTEPSETGN; this comes from the coding sequence ATGATCACGGCCGAGGTCAGCTACCGGGTCAAGACCGAGGTTTTCGAAGGCCCGTTCGATCTCCTCCTCAAGGCGATCGACGACGGGCAAGTTGATATTTTCCGCGTCTCGCTGGCCCAGATCACCGCGGCCTATATCGATTACTGGCGCCAACAGGCGCCGAGCCTGGTCACGGCCGGTGATTTTCTTTACCTGGCCGCTTACCTGATCGAGCAAAAGACGCGGGGGCTCTTGCCGGCGCGCGAAGAACTGACCGCGGAGGCGGAAGAAACGGCCGTCCTGGAGGACTCGCTGCTCGCCCATATTCAGGAGTACCAGCTCTTCAAGCAGGTCGCCCTGGGCCTCAAGGAACGGAAAGACGTTTTTGCCCGCATTTACAGCCGGCATGAGGGTGAGCCGGTCGACCGTGAGATCGATCTGGTCGATATTTCCCTGCGCGACCTGGTGGTCGCTTTCCAAAAAGTCTACCGCGAGGCGGCCCAGCGCGAAAAGATCGTCGAGATCGTGGCCGAGGAGGTCTCGCTCGAGGAGCGGATCGCCGAGATCAAACGGCTGGTGGCGGACAGAGCGGACGGCTTGCCCTTTATTGAACTCTTCATCCGCCAGACCAGGTTGGAAGTAGTTGTCACCTTCCTGGGGATCCTGGAACTGGCCAAACAGCGCTTTATCCGGATCACGCAGGACAGGCGCTTCGGCACCATTTTGGTTTTTGCCCGACTGGACGTAGAAACAGTTATGGAGGTTAGTGCAAGTGGAACCGAACCAAGCGAAACAGGTAATTGA
- the trpS gene encoding tryptophan--tRNA ligase: MSKKRVLSGIQPTGRLHLGNLIGAVENWVKLQAKYNCYFFIADLHALTTAYAETANLREDIKQVAIDLLSAGLDPEQCVIFKQSDIPEHAELHLLFSMITPLPWLERVPTYKSKIDELKEKDLGTYGFLGYPVLQAADILIYKADLVPVGEDQLPHLELTREIARRFNYLYKEVFPEPQGALTAFPVLPGLDGRKMSKSYRNTIAISDLPETIRKKIGIMVTDPARIKRDDLGHPEVCPVYAYYQVFAKERADQVAVECRSAKRGCVDCKKELAQLLVDYLAPLHERRKAFEQQPDLLAKVLLAGGEKARAVAAATLREAKEAIGL; this comes from the coding sequence ATGAGCAAAAAAAGAGTTCTATCGGGTATCCAACCGACGGGTAGGTTGCATCTCGGCAACCTGATCGGCGCCGTTGAGAACTGGGTCAAGCTTCAGGCCAAATACAATTGTTATTTTTTTATTGCCGACCTTCATGCCCTGACGACCGCTTACGCTGAAACGGCCAATTTGCGCGAAGATATCAAGCAGGTGGCGATCGACCTCCTCTCGGCCGGTCTGGACCCGGAACAGTGTGTCATTTTCAAGCAATCGGACATACCGGAACATGCTGAACTCCATCTCCTCTTCTCGATGATCACGCCGCTTCCCTGGCTGGAGCGGGTGCCGACCTACAAGAGCAAGATCGACGAGCTGAAGGAGAAAGACCTCGGCACCTACGGTTTTCTCGGTTATCCGGTCCTGCAGGCGGCCGACATCTTAATATATAAGGCCGATCTGGTCCCGGTCGGCGAAGACCAGCTCCCGCATCTCGAGCTGACCCGGGAGATCGCCCGCCGTTTCAATTATCTTTACAAGGAAGTCTTTCCCGAACCGCAAGGGGCCCTGACCGCTTTTCCCGTCCTCCCCGGTCTGGACGGCCGCAAGATGAGCAAGTCTTACCGGAACACGATCGCCATCTCCGACCTGCCGGAGACGATCAGGAAAAAGATCGGCATCATGGTGACCGACCCGGCCAGGATCAAGCGTGACGACCTGGGCCATCCCGAGGTCTGCCCGGTTTATGCTTATTATCAGGTTTTCGCCAAAGAGCGCGCCGACCAGGTGGCCGTGGAGTGCCGTTCAGCCAAACGGGGCTGTGTCGACTGCAAGAAAGAATTAGCCCAGTTGCTGGTCGATTATCTGGCGCCGCTCCATGAGCGCCGTAAAGCTTTTGAACAACAACCGGACTTGCTGGCTAAGGTTTTGCTTGCCGGTGGAGAGAAGGCGAGAGCGGTTGCCGCCGCCACCCTGCGCGAAGCCAAGGAGGCGATCGGTTTATGA
- a CDS encoding penicillin-binding protein 2: MKEGKRFRLLFGLFLVILGVILLRLVWLQIIQHRFFLERSQEQRTRIINLAANRGDILDSRGQILATSIDTFSIFKQKHGFAWIARRLPLAEAEKVKASAPDDYIVVKEKKRIYPKNRLAAQLIGFVGSENQGLSGVELAWDKYLKGKEGRVVTEGDPEGRELYGALRTIDPGEDGMNVTLTIDENLQYAAERDLTEQVRLMRAQSGMLIVMDVKSGEILALASKPDFDPNEYKKADRRLWHPRFLDPYEPGSTFKLITAAAGLEERVISPASRLKALNRLEIGGKVIENSHQIKWTGPDMSLAMMLEQSINTGAAQIGIKMGPEKFYNRLKQFGFGRVTDFGLDGESRGIVRRWDNWYKPDVAMISFGQSIAVTPLQLLSAVAAFANHGRVVKPFVIKRIASNDGQFIKVFSREERGRPVSEATAKEMLKLMFCVVMNGSGRRAQLADFKAGGKTGTAQKAAPGGRGYLKGHFIASFIGVAPLTDPNLIALVILDDPQTTIWGESAAGPLFKSVVSYALRYLNVKPDNAIIPSESNEQKKSSIGYPTDG; encoded by the coding sequence ATGAAAGAGGGCAAGCGCTTCCGGCTCCTCTTCGGCCTCTTCCTGGTGATCCTCGGCGTGATCTTGTTACGGCTGGTCTGGCTGCAGATCATCCAGCACCGTTTCTTCCTCGAAAGATCACAGGAACAGCGGACCAGGATCATCAACCTGGCGGCCAATCGGGGAGATATCCTGGACAGCCGCGGGCAGATCCTGGCGACCTCGATCGATACCTTTTCCATTTTCAAACAGAAACACGGCTTTGCCTGGATCGCCCGGCGTCTCCCCTTGGCTGAAGCCGAAAAGGTCAAGGCTAGCGCGCCGGACGACTACATTGTTGTCAAAGAAAAGAAACGGATCTATCCGAAGAACCGGCTGGCGGCCCAGCTGATCGGTTTTGTCGGTTCGGAGAACCAGGGTTTGTCCGGGGTCGAGCTGGCCTGGGACAAATACCTCAAAGGGAAAGAAGGCCGGGTCGTGACGGAAGGTGATCCGGAAGGGCGCGAGCTCTACGGCGCCCTGCGCACGATCGACCCCGGCGAAGACGGGATGAACGTGACCCTGACGATCGATGAGAATCTCCAGTACGCGGCCGAACGCGATCTAACCGAACAGGTCCGGTTGATGCGGGCGCAGTCCGGAATGCTCATTGTCATGGACGTCAAAAGCGGCGAGATCCTGGCCCTCGCTTCCAAACCGGATTTTGACCCGAACGAATATAAGAAAGCCGATCGCCGGCTCTGGCATCCGCGCTTCCTCGATCCATATGAGCCGGGTTCGACCTTCAAGCTGATCACGGCGGCCGCTGGGCTGGAAGAGCGGGTGATCTCCCCTGCATCCAGGCTCAAGGCGCTCAACCGGCTGGAGATCGGCGGCAAAGTGATAGAAAATTCACACCAGATCAAATGGACCGGCCCGGACATGTCGCTGGCCATGATGCTCGAGCAATCGATCAACACCGGCGCGGCCCAGATCGGCATAAAAATGGGGCCGGAAAAGTTCTATAACCGGCTCAAGCAGTTCGGCTTCGGCCGGGTGACAGATTTTGGCCTGGACGGCGAGTCGCGCGGGATCGTCCGCCGCTGGGATAACTGGTACAAGCCCGACGTGGCGATGATCTCCTTTGGCCAGAGCATTGCCGTCACTCCCTTGCAGCTTCTTTCCGCCGTAGCTGCTTTTGCTAACCACGGCCGGGTAGTCAAACCATTTGTTATCAAGCGGATCGCCAGCAATGACGGCCAATTTATCAAGGTCTTTTCCCGGGAAGAGCGGGGGAGGCCGGTTTCGGAAGCGACGGCCAAGGAGATGCTGAAGTTGATGTTCTGCGTCGTTATGAACGGTTCCGGCCGGCGGGCCCAGCTGGCCGATTTCAAGGCCGGCGGCAAGACCGGGACGGCGCAAAAAGCGGCCCCCGGCGGGCGCGGTTATCTGAAAGGCCATTTTATCGCCTCGTTCATCGGCGTCGCGCCGCTGACCGATCCGAACCTGATCGCCCTGGTCATCCTCGATGATCCGCAAACGACGATCTGGGGAGAAAGCGCTGCCGGGCCGCTCTTCAAGTCGGTGGTCAGCTACGCGCTCCGCTATTTGAACGTCAAACCCGACAATGCTATAATACCTTCGGAAAGCAATGAGCAAAAAAAGAGTTCTATCGGGTATCCAACCGACGGGTAG
- the holA gene encoding DNA polymerase III subunit delta: MKKQVAIYCFYGEEDWLIDEQVALLKKQVTMPDFNLEHLDGANLSLENFSAALCTQTLLGGDRLVIIDRFKVPAEQQAQYIAALQGLPLGVTVVFRRPESDKRTKLFKWLAEHAECREFRSFAPWQGRELIAWLKERTQGRGKVMSDGAARILQEISGSSLRSLDNEIEKIVTYVGERTEINEDDVEKLASPGEVNAFALLDALRAKNARRALDIFQLLLRNREDLFQLLGLLAWQYRIMLQLKAQPAGGAPGQGIAASPFFVKRCLENLGRFNLEELKGIMSKLLATNLKLKSGEHQAMLFEIMLLELCGS; the protein is encoded by the coding sequence ATGAAAAAGCAGGTGGCGATCTACTGTTTCTACGGCGAAGAGGACTGGCTCATCGATGAGCAGGTCGCTCTGCTGAAAAAACAGGTTACCATGCCGGATTTCAACCTCGAGCATCTGGATGGCGCCAATTTATCCCTCGAAAATTTTTCGGCCGCCCTTTGCACCCAGACCTTGCTGGGCGGCGACCGCCTGGTCATCATCGACCGTTTCAAGGTCCCGGCCGAACAGCAGGCTCAATACATCGCCGCCCTGCAGGGGCTCCCGCTTGGAGTGACGGTCGTTTTCCGCCGGCCGGAGAGCGATAAGCGGACGAAACTTTTTAAATGGCTGGCTGAACATGCCGAGTGCCGCGAGTTCCGCTCTTTTGCCCCTTGGCAGGGGCGGGAGCTGATCGCTTGGCTCAAGGAGCGGACGCAAGGGCGCGGCAAGGTGATGTCGGACGGGGCGGCGCGGATATTACAAGAAATCTCCGGTTCCAGCCTCCGGTCTCTGGATAACGAGATCGAAAAGATCGTGACCTACGTTGGCGAGCGGACGGAGATCAATGAGGACGATGTTGAAAAGCTCGCCTCGCCTGGTGAGGTCAATGCTTTTGCCCTGCTCGACGCGCTGCGGGCGAAAAATGCCCGGCGGGCGCTGGATATCTTCCAACTCCTGCTCCGCAATCGCGAAGACCTCTTCCAACTGCTCGGCTTGCTGGCCTGGCAGTACCGGATCATGCTCCAGCTTAAGGCCCAGCCGGCGGGCGGGGCGCCGGGCCAGGGGATCGCGGCCAGTCCGTTTTTCGTCAAGCGCTGCCTCGAGAATTTGGGCCGTTTTAATCTGGAAGAGTTAAAGGGGATCATGTCTAAGTTGCTGGCCACCAACCTCAAGCTGAAGAGCGGCGAACACCAGGCGATGCTTTTTGAAATAATGCTCCTGGAACTGTGCGGGAGCTAA
- a CDS encoding tetratricopeptide repeat protein → MKRSLVLPAVIMLLAGFACLPAGRVWAADAVIDRENMSLKAGPTQPGEGLSLVWVEALVYPKTVREERVISLGVRTANQVKSVKALFDFSSERIELSSKDGVAWSSAYKLPARVGAGVHVVRYQIAGERGAIQRTVEFFVERPSATASKASNVSQGEAFDNAGWPLTVVATCSAVSSDSRRVLYQGQVLTALSKMLWYKVVFDDGKEGWVSSANVKEPTEDLFRLGCQAYNGQNYAAAVKHFKNVVNVDARQAKAHLWLAKTYLAQNNLSAAGEALGESLRLDDRDMESRKTANDIAQKFYDQGNYSFRFRRYHDAVANYRQAVDLRPDLTQAYVRLGESLRSLGLREEARDAWKEGLKNDPESVALHSFLGRERIAGTAVKPAVTGPVARGQGRTAVSALVADDSLKIVLGQKTSKGTRLESAIKSVVALTKSLGTPVVAKGWQIRKKGEKSVVKYVCEQSGGALETFDWLVDVDTRQVLPGNDNARLLMSRW, encoded by the coding sequence ATGAAAAGAAGCTTAGTTTTGCCGGCGGTTATCATGTTGCTGGCCGGATTCGCCTGCCTGCCGGCAGGCAGGGTCTGGGCGGCCGATGCGGTAATTGACCGGGAGAACATGAGCCTCAAGGCGGGTCCGACCCAGCCGGGTGAGGGGCTCTCGCTGGTTTGGGTCGAAGCGCTGGTCTATCCCAAGACGGTTAGGGAAGAACGGGTCATTTCGCTCGGCGTCAGGACGGCCAACCAGGTCAAATCGGTCAAGGCGCTCTTTGATTTTAGCTCGGAGCGGATCGAGCTTTCCAGCAAGGATGGCGTCGCTTGGAGCAGTGCCTATAAGCTGCCGGCCAGGGTTGGCGCGGGTGTCCACGTGGTGCGCTATCAGATCGCTGGTGAACGCGGTGCCATCCAGCGGACGGTCGAGTTTTTCGTGGAACGGCCGTCAGCGACCGCATCAAAGGCAAGTAATGTTTCCCAGGGAGAAGCTTTTGACAATGCTGGCTGGCCGCTGACCGTGGTTGCCACCTGCTCGGCGGTCTCCAGCGACTCACGACGGGTCCTTTACCAGGGACAGGTCCTGACCGCGCTCTCCAAGATGCTGTGGTATAAGGTCGTCTTTGACGACGGTAAGGAAGGCTGGGTCTCCTCGGCCAACGTCAAAGAGCCGACCGAAGATCTTTTCCGGCTCGGCTGCCAGGCCTACAACGGCCAGAATTACGCGGCCGCCGTCAAACACTTCAAGAACGTGGTTAACGTCGATGCCCGCCAGGCTAAAGCTCATCTCTGGCTGGCCAAGACCTACCTGGCCCAGAATAACCTGTCGGCTGCCGGCGAGGCGCTGGGAGAATCACTCCGCCTCGATGACCGGGATATGGAGAGCCGGAAAACGGCTAACGACATTGCCCAGAAATTTTATGATCAGGGGAACTATTCATTCCGCTTCCGCCGCTACCACGATGCGGTGGCCAATTACCGCCAGGCGGTCGATCTGCGGCCGGACCTGACCCAGGCCTATGTCAGGCTGGGTGAAAGTTTGCGCTCCCTTGGTCTCAGGGAAGAAGCGCGTGACGCCTGGAAAGAAGGGCTGAAGAACGATCCGGAGAGCGTTGCTCTGCACTCTTTCCTCGGGCGAGAGAGAATAGCGGGGACGGCCGTCAAGCCAGCCGTCACGGGGCCGGTTGCCAGGGGACAAGGCCGGACAGCAGTCTCGGCCCTGGTCGCGGATGATTCGCTGAAGATTGTCCTGGGCCAGAAGACCAGCAAGGGGACCCGCCTCGAATCGGCCATCAAGTCGGTCGTCGCTCTGACCAAATCGCTCGGCACGCCGGTCGTGGCCAAAGGTTGGCAGATCCGTAAAAAGGGTGAAAAGTCTGTCGTCAAATATGTTTGTGAACAGAGCGGCGGCGCGCTCGAGACCTTTGACTGGCTGGTCGATGTTGATACCCGCCAGGTTTTGCCCGGCAACGATAACGCCCGTTTACTGATGAGCCGTTGGTAG